From a single Capsicum annuum cultivar UCD-10X-F1 chromosome 12, UCD10Xv1.1, whole genome shotgun sequence genomic region:
- the LOC107851266 gene encoding succinate dehydrogenase subunit 5, mitochondrial, whose protein sequence is MQKLIPVIQSLYRSVLRRSSAFAAVNYHSNRHLHLSASPTTPFPVLRHPLTMAMGSTRSFSEDVAHLPDIKDPEVQRAFKDLMAASWDELPNAVVGDAENALIKSTDDKAGQEALINVFRAAEAVEEFTGILTSLKMEIDDAIGLSGENVKPMPKEFSDAFQTIFQRYNTYLSAFGSKEGYLKKKVETELGAKMIHLKMRCSGLDSEWGKITVLGTSGLAGSYVEKRA, encoded by the exons atgcagaaattgATTCCTGTGATACAATCACTGTATCGTTCAGTACTTCGCAGATCTTCAGCTTTCGCCGCCGTCAACTACCACTCCAATCGCCACCTTCATTTATCAGCTTCTCCTACAACCCCTTTTCCTG TATTGCGACATCCTTTGACAATGGCAATGGGAAGCACACGTTCTTTTAGTGAAGATGTGGCCCACTTGCCTGACATAAAAGATCCGGAGGTACAACGAGCTTTTAAGGACTTGATGGCTGCAAGCTGGGATGAGCTCCCAAATGCAGTTGTTGGTGATGCAGAGAATGCATTGATAAAAAGTACTGATGACAAGGCTGGTCAGGAAGCTTTGATTAATGTTTTCCGTGCAGCGGAGGCAGTGGAGGAGTTCACAGGGATTCTCACATCTCTGAAAATGGAGATTGATGACGCGATTGGTTTAAGTGGTGAG AATGTGAAGCCTATGCCAAAAGAATTCTCTGATGCATTCCAAACAATATTTCAACGTTACAATACCTACTTGAGTGCTTTTGGGTCAAAAGAGGGATacttgaagaagaaggttgagaCGGAACTAGGGGCAAAGATGATACACCTGAAGATGAGATGCAGTGGCCTTGATTCTGAATGGGGAAAG ATTACGGTTCTTGGGACTTCGGGACTAGCTGGTTCCTATGTTGAGAAAAGAGCATAA
- the LOC107851267 gene encoding uncharacterized protein LOC107851267 — MSFCPNQESPNQSKRFKFLVSTVKDAFTNCHSLQERRKSSPEQEEEEEDPICDDEVYDDEEEQVFISAVISQYMELKCRRKTTIATDKFTWAFSPSTEDLFISTRPRQKEEDNEDQEKEEREDFYSVASRLSPCSSATSFEGFVTARTIFSRSSSLDRIDFHDPWRHSVIQELSDCKGWPFGLYRKALFLPPLPKSPSDSWSWRKSARMVKMH, encoded by the exons ATGAGCTTTTGTCCTAATCAGGAGTCTCCGAATCAatctaagagattcaaattcctTGTCTCAACCGTCAAGGATGCATTTACCAACTGCCATTCTCTTCAGGAAAGAAGAAAATCAAGTccagaacaagaagaagaagaagaagatccaATATGTGACgatgaagtctatgatgatgaagaggaa CAGGTATTTATATCAGCAGTGATAAGTCAATACATGGAGTTGAAATGCAGAAGAAAGACGACCATCGCAACTGACAAGTTTACCTGGGCTTTCTCTCCGTCAACCGAAGATTTATTCATCTCTACAAGACCAAGACAAAAAGAAGAGGACAACGAagatcaagaaaaggaagaaagggAAGATTTTTACTCTGTTGCTAGTCGTCTTTCTCCCTGCTCAAGTGCCACAAGCTTCGAGGGTTTTGTCACAGCTAGGACGATCTTTTCACGATCATCAAGCTTAGACAGGATTGACTTCCATGATCCCTGGAGGCATTCTGTTATTCAAGAATTATCTGACTGTAAAGGATGGCCATTTGGTCTATACCGAAAAGCCTTGTTCCTTCCACCTTTGCCAAAATCACCATCTGATTCTTGGTCATGGCGTAAGAGTGCAAGAATGGTTAAGATGCACTGA
- the LOC107849739 gene encoding probable carboxylesterase 2: MATSNLELDYEFLPYHRVYKNGHVERLLVTDEIPAGIDSQTGVSSKDISNIFLDSKVYVRIYLPSNSDNQKLPLVIYFHGGGFCMFTPSSSKYHNYLNALVSESRVIAISVHYRSPPEYPIPIAYEDSWQALQWVFSHCNGNGPEPWLNEHANFTRIFLYGDSAGANIAHNVAMAAGNIEPGLSVDILGVALVHPYFWGSEPIGSESLYPDKKMYVDRMWSFVCPSNPDNDDPRINPIAEGAPGLMSLGCRRVLICVAEKDILKDRGWAYYQALGRSGWMGVVEIQETQGEDHVFPLNDLHCQKAQDFIKDLAHFFNREKPHF, from the coding sequence ATGGCTACAAGCAATTTAGAGCTTGATTATGAGTTCTTACCATATCATAGAGTTTACAAAAATGGTCACGTTGAGAGACTTTTGGTTACTGATGAAATTCCTGCAGGTATTGATTCTCAAACTGGAGTTTCATCAAAAGATATTTCGAATATATTCCTCGATTCTAAAGTTTATGTTCGAATTTACCTACCAAGTAATTCTGATAACCAAAAATTGCcacttgttatttatttccatggtGGAGGATTTTGCATGTTCACTCCATCTtcgtcaaaatatcataattaccTCAATGCCCTTGTGTCCGAATCACGAGTTATCGCGATTTCGGTTCATTATAGAAGCCCCCCTGAGTACCCTATTCCTATTGCATACGAAGATTCATGGCAAGCACTACAATGGGTTTTTTCCCATTGTAATGGCAATGGCCCTGAGCCGTGGCTAAATGAACATGCCAACTTTACGCGTATTTTTTTGTATGGAGACAGTGCGGGTGCTAACATAGCTCATAATGTGGCTATGGCCGCGGGAAATATTGAGCCTGGGCTTAGTGTTGATATTCTTGGTGTTGCTTTAGTCCATCCGTATTTTTGGGGGTCTGAGCCGATAGGATCGGAGAGTTTGTACCCAGATAAGAAGATGTATGTGGATAGAATGTGGTCATTTGTGTGTCCGTCTAATCCAGATAATGATGACCCAAGGATTAATCCGATTGCAGAAGGTGCACCGGGTTTAATGAGTCTAGGTTGTCGGAGAGTCTTGATTTGTGTGGCGGAAAAAGATATTTTGAAGGATAGAGGATGGGCCTATTATCAAGCATTGGGCCGGAGCGGGTGGATGGGTGTGGTTGAGATCCAAGAAACACAAGGGGAGGACCATGTATTTCCTTTGAATGATTTGCACTGTCAAAAGGCCCAAGATTTTATCAAGGATTTGGCACATTTCTTCAATAGGGAAAAGCCTCACTTTTAA